A part of Arachis hypogaea cultivar Tifrunner chromosome 12, arahy.Tifrunner.gnm2.J5K5, whole genome shotgun sequence genomic DNA contains:
- the LOC112728915 gene encoding uncharacterized protein, producing the protein MEESPSPKPEFESTTTTLTCRDSELSNNNSCSNSSFCSSEVMLPKKNTNNNNNNNDRGEVVNGYIVYSRRKTKDLHEEDEEQEKKVSSEGRNGIVKVEEESSEVVVIQNDVVLGRLKRNRKPTWKTVVDECEVGEEEKAVVFKTKSSEKVVVVNRRPVTVKELFDTGLLDGVPVFYMGCKKDSTSGLRGVIQDGGILCSCCICNGRRIIPPSQFEIHACNTYKRAAQYICLENGKSLLDLLRACRAVPLHALEVAVQNFLCSPPEEKYFTCKSCRGCFPSSSVERVGLLCQSCVEERKSEKNSIKRVDKRVRSPKPVLFPSPSSTSELCNSSQTKRRWKKREKSSKRDASSAFSKGASDPILFHKSLWKRKTKSYKLTVKLNTAPATSTSMFPVTSTSTCLSSENKSQWKIAKKYQRLHKLIFEENGLPDGAKVAYYARGQKLLVGIKRGSGIVCGCCNTLVSPSQFEVHAGWASRRKPYAYIYTSDGMSLHELAMFILKERKYTAKYNDDLCVVCWDGGNLLLCDGCPRSFHKECASVSSVPRGNWYCQICQNMFQRESFVADNVHAVAAERVEGVGPIEQIARCIRIVKDTDAEMGGCVLCGGSDFSRSGFGPRTIIFCDQCEKEYHVGCLRDHKMAFLKELPEGIWICCDDCTRIHSILENILVRGAERLPESLLDVIKVKQEEILLGLPNEIDVRWRLLNGKIASSETRPFLLQAVSMFHECFDAIIDPVSGSDLIPAMVYGRSVQTQDFGGFYCALLMVNSCVVSAAMLRVFGRDVAELPLVATCYKNRGKGYFQTLFSCIERLLAFLNVKNFVLPAAEEAISIWTDKFGFSLMKPEQLSNYRKTFGQMMAFKGTIMLEKPVPSCRIVNTRS; encoded by the exons ATGGAGGAATCTCCATCTCCCAAACCAGAGTTCGAATCCACAACCACAACTCTAACATGCCGCGATTCCGaactcagcaacaacaacagctgCAGCAATAGCAGCTTCTGCAGCAGCGAGGTCATGCTTCCAAAGAAGAacactaacaacaacaacaacaacaacgataGAGGTGAGGTTGTGAACGGTTACATTGTGTACTCGCGAAGGAAGACGAAGGATCTCCATGAAGAAGACGAAGAGCAAGAGAAGAAGGTAAGTTCCGAGGGCAGAAATGGAATTGTAAAGGTGGAGGAGGAAAGTAGTGAGGTGGTGGTGATTcagaacgacgtcgttttgggaaGGTTGAAGAGGAATAGGAAGCCAACGTGGAAAACGGTGGTGGATGAGTGTGAagttggagaagaagagaaagcgGTGGTTTTCAAGACGAAGTCGTCGGAGAAGGTTGTTGTCGTTAACAGAAGGCCCGTCACCGTTAAAGAGCTCTTCGACACTGGTTTGCTCGATGGAGTTCCCGTTTTTTACATGGGTTGCAAGAAG GATTCAACTTCCGGATTACGGGGTGTAATTCAAGATGGGGGAATATTGTGCTCATGCTGTATTTGCAATGGACGCAGG ATTATTCCTCCATCCCAATTCGAGATTCATGCTTGCAATACATACAAGAGAGCAGCACAATATATTTGCCTTGAGAATGGGAAGAGCTTGCTTGACCTTTTGAGAGCATGCAGAGCAGTTCCCCTGCATGCTTTGGAGGTGGCAGTTCAAAATTTTCTTTGTTCCCCACCTGAAGAAAAATACTTTACCTGCAAAAGTTGCAGAG gGTGTTTCCCTTCTTCAAGTGTGGAAAGAGTGGGGCTATTATGCCAATCTTGTGTGGAGGAAAGGAAATCTgaaaaaaattctattaaaagagttgacaaaagagtcAG GTCTCCTAAACCAGTATTGTTTCCCAGTCCATCAAGCACTTCTGAACTCTGTAATTCCTCACAAACTAAGAGACgctggaagaaaagagaaaa GTCATCAAAACGGGATGCCAGCTCAGCTTTTTCCAAGGGTGCTTCAGATCCTATTCTATTCCACAAGAGTTTGTGGAAGAGGAAAACAAA GTCATATAAACTGACAGTAAAATTAAACACTGCTCCAGCTACTTCAACTTCGATGTTTCCAGTTACTTCAACTTCGACGTGTTTATCTTCAGAAAATAAGAGCCAGTGGAAGATCGCCAAAAA GTATCAGCGACtgcataaattaatttttgaagaaaatggatTGCCTGATGGAGCCAAAGTAGCTTATTATGCACGTGGACAG AAATTGCTTGTAGGCATCAAAAGGGGCTCTGGAATTGTGTGTGGATGCTGTAACACGCTG GTCAGCCCCTCACAATTTGAGGTACATGCAGGTTGGGCTTCTCGAAGGAAACC TTATGCATACATCTACACTTCAGATGGGATGTCTCTCCATGAGTTAGCAATGTTTATACTAAAAGAACGGAAATACACTGCAAAGTATAATGATGATCTATGCGTTGTCTGTTGGGATGGGGGAAACCTGCTGCTCTGTGATGGATGCCCAAGGTCGTTTCACAAAG AATGTGCATCAGTATCAAGTGTTCCTCGTGGTAATTGGTATTGTCAAATTTGCCAAAACATGTTCCAAAGAGAAAGTTTTGTTGCGGACAATGTCCATGCTGTGGCAGCAGAAAGGGTTGAAGGAGTTGGTCCCATTGAACAGATTGCCAGATGCATTCGGATAGTAAAAGATACCGATGCTGAGATGGGTGGATGTGTTTTGTGCGG AGGTTCTGACTTCAGCAGATCAGGATTTGGTCCACGCACAATAATATTCTGTGATCAG TGTGAAAAGGAATACCATGTTGGTTGTTTGAGGGATCATAAGATGGCATTTTTAAAG GAGTTGCCAGAAGGGATTTGGATTTGCTGCGATGATTGCACAAGGATACATTCTATTTTGGAGAACATCCTGGTTAGGGGGGCTGAGAGACTTCCGGAATCTCTCTTGGATGTAATAAAGGTGAAGCAAGAGGAAATACTTTTAGGACTACCTAATGAGATTGATGTAAGATGGAGACTTCTTAATGGAAAAATTGCTAGCTCTGAAACTAGGCCATTCCTTTTGCAGGCTGTGTCAATGTTTCAC GAATGTTTTGATGCTATTATTGATCCAGTTAGTGGAAGTGACCTTATTCCTGCCATGGTTTATGG AAGGAGTGTACAGACTCAGGATTTTGGAGGATTTTATTGTGCATTATTAATGGTCAA TTCATGTGTGGTATCTGCGGCTATGCTTCGAGTTTTTGGGAGAGATGTTGCAGAGCTCCCTTTAGTTGCAACGTGTTATAAGAACCGTGGAAAG GGTTATTTCCAAACGCTGTTCTCTTGCATTGAGAGGCTGCTGGCTTTCTTGAATGTGAAGAACTTTGTTCTACCAGCTGCTGAGGAAGCAATATCTATATGGACCGATAAATTCGGGTTTAGCCTGATGAAACCTGAGCAg CTTAGCAATTATAGGAAGACCTTCGGTCAGATGATGGCATTCAAAGGGACAATTATGCTCGAAAAACCGGTTCCATCGTGTCGGATCGTCAATACCCGATCCTGA
- the LOC112728917 gene encoding UDP-glycosyltransferase 73D1-like gives MALHFVLVPLFAQGHMIPMIDIAKILAKQKGVIVTLVTTAMNASRFEDTIFRARFEQGLQIYPLIIPFQCQQVGLPFACENLDTLPSRNLLRRFYNALDMLQEPLEHYLQTHDHAPSCIISDKCLSWTSITATRFKIPRLVFHGMSCFSLLSSYNIKLHNSHALVSSDLERFVIPGLPHIHQNIEISRAQLPGAFVALPDLDDYRDKMREAEMSSHGIVMNSFEELEKGCIEEYQRVMNKRVWCMGPVSLINKASLDMFERGNKPSIEESQCLEWLTLMEPRSVIYVCLGSLCRLVTSQLIEIGLGLEASNRPFIWVVKNADESSSLELEKWLEDEGFERRVKGRGLLIKGWAPQIMILSHPSIGGFLTHCGWNSTIEGVSFGIPLITWPLFAEQFLNEKFVVEILKVGVRIGVEVPVRFGDEKKCGILVTKNRVMEAVEMCMEGGEEGRKRRDRAIQLGKIARKSLEEGGSSGLSISCLIQDIKDHQSSKGEA, from the coding sequence ATGGCCTTGCACTTTGTGTTGGTTCCACTCTTTGCACAAGGTCACATGATTCCCATGATTGACATAGCAAAGATCTTGGCAAAGCAAAAAGGTGTGATTGTAACCTTAGTTACCACAGCAATGAATGCCTCAAGATTTGAGGACACAATTTTTAGAGCAAGATTTGAACAAGGCCTCCAAATCTATCCCTTGATAATCCCATTCCAATGCCAACAAGTTGGTCTACCATTTGCCTGTGAGAATCTAGATACCTTGCCATCAAGAAACCTTCTTAGGAGATTCTACAATGCACTTGACATGCTTCAAGAACCTTTGGAACACTACCTTCAAACTCATGATCATGCACCAAGTTGCATTATCTCCGATAAGTGCCTATCTTGGACTTCTATCACCGCCACAAGGTTCAAGATTCCAAGGCTTGTGTTCCATGGCATGTCATGTTTCTCATTGCTAAGCTCCTACAATATCAAGCTCCACAACTCACATGCTTTAGTCTCTAGTGACTTGGAGCGATTTGTGATACCGGGGCTTCCTCATATTCATCAGAATATTGAGATATCAAGGGCACAGCTTCCAGGAGCTTTTGTTGCGCTTCCGGATTTGGATGATTATAGGGACAAAATGCGCGAGGCGGAGATGTCTTCCCATGGTATTGTGATGAATAGTTTTGAGGAATTGGAAAAGGGTTGTATTGAGGAGTACCAAAGAGTGATGAACAAGAGGGTTTGGTGCATGGGACCAGTTTCCTTGATCAACAAGGCAAGTTTGGACATGTTTGAGAGAGGGAACAAACCTTCCATTGAAGAAAGCCAATGCTTGGAATGGCTAACATTGATGGAGCCAAGGTCAGTCATCTATGTATGCCTTGGTAGCTTGTGTAGGCTTGTAACATCACAATTGATAGAAATAGGGTTAGGTTTAGAAGCATCAAATAGGCCATTCATTTGGGTGGTAAAAAATGCTGATGAAAGTTCATCATTAGAGCTAGAAAAATGGTTAGAGGATGAGGGTTTTGAAAGAAGGGTCAAAGGGAGAGGACTTTTGATTAAGGGTTGGGCACCACAAATTATGATACTATCACACCCTTCAATTGGAGGCTTCTTAACTCATTGTGGTTGGAATTCAACAATTGAAGGTGTTTCGTTTGGGATACCATTGATAACTTGGCCTTTATTTGCTGAACAATTCTTGAATGAGAAGTTTGTTGTGGAAATTTTGAAGGTTGGAGTTAGAATAGGAGTTGAGGTTCCGGTAAGGTTTGGTGATGAAAAAAAATGTGGGATTTTGGTGACGAAAAATAGGGTTATGGAAGCTGTAGAGATGTGTATGGAGGGAGGTGAAGAAGGGAGAAAGAGAAGAGATAGGGCAATACAACTTGGAAAGATTGCAAGAAAGTCTTTAGAAGAAGGTGGTTCATCTGGCTTGAGCATTTCATGCTTAATTCAAGATATTAAGGACCATCAATCATCAAAAGGGGAGGCATAA
- the LOC112729491 gene encoding UDP-glycosyltransferase 73C4-like has translation MDLKENFFLALSLMQMPIEDLIEKSLDPFPSCIIYDKNIPCVAEIATKFNVPRIIFDGTNCFNLLCNHNLYASKVCDKFSDDDDDQVIVVPGLPHRIEMRKSQLPTLFNPGTNQNLIKVREKIRESEKGAYGVVVNSFEELELEYVRDYQRVIGCTKVWCLGPVSLTNKDDLDKAQRGNKEFSNEIENKYVKFLDSWPKGSVIYACLGSLNRVSPKQLIEIGLGLEMTKRPFIWVLRGAYRKDEMEKWLSENGFEERVKERGILIKGWAPQILILSHSSIGAFLTHCGWNSTLEGISSGVPLITFPLFADQFYNEKLVVQVIEIGVRIGVENAVHFGDEDKFGDGVQVTRKKVVDAIENVMGEGEEKEKRRERVKEYADLAKNAIEEGGSSYNNLSLLIEDILNHVSKVLIN, from the coding sequence ATGGATCTTAAGGAGAATTTCTTCTTAGCATTGAGTTTAATGCAAATGCCAATTGAAGATCTTATTGAAAAAAGTCTTGACCCTTTTCCAAGTTGCATAATCTATGACAAGAATATTCCATGTGTAGCTGAAATTGCAACAAAGTTTAATGTCCCTAGAATAATATTTGATGGGACTAATTGCTTCAATCTCTTGTGCAACCACAATTTGTATGCTTCTAAGGTATGTGACaaattttctgatgatgatgatgatcaagtTATTGTTGTTCCTGGATTGCCACATAGGATTGAGATGAGAAAATCACAGCTTCCAACATTGTTCAACCCTGGCACAAACCAAAATTTGATTAAGGTAAGAGAGAAAATTAGGGAAAGTGAAAAAGGAGCTTATGGGGTTGTAGTGAATAGTTTTGAAGAATTGGAATTAGAATATGTGAGAGATTATCAAAGGGTCATAGGTTGTACTAAAGTTTGGTGCCTTGGTCCTGTTTCATTGACAAATAAGGATGATTTGGATAAGGCTCAAAGAGGAAACAAGGAGTTTAGTAATGAAATTGAGAACAAATATGTGAAGTTTCTTGATTCATGGCCAAAAGGGTCTGTGATTTATGCTTGTTTAGGTAGCCTTAATAGGGTTTCACCAAAGCAATTGATTGAGATTGGTTTAGGATTGGAAATGACAAAAAGGCCCTTCATTTGGGTGTTAAGAGGAGCATATAGGAAGGATGAGATGGAGAAATGGCTAAGTGAAAATGGGTTTGAAGAAAGGGTCAAAGAGAGAGGGATTTTGATTAAGGGTTGGGCCCCACAAATCTTGATATTGTCACATAGTTCAATAGGTGCATTTTTGACACATTGTGGTTGGAACTCAACATTAGAAGGGATTTCTAGTGGTGTTCCTTTGATCACATTTCCTTTGTTTGCTGATCAATTCTACAATGAGAAGCTTGTGGTGCAAGTTATTGAGATTGGGGTGAGGATTGGTGTTGAAAATGCTGTGCATTTTGGTGATGAAGATAAATTTGGTGATGGTGTTCAAGTTACAAGGAAAAAGGTTGTGGATGCTATTGAGAATGTGATGGGAGAAggtgaagagaaagagaagagaagagaaagggtTAAGGAGTATGCTGATTTGGCAAAGAATGCAATTGAAGAAGGTGGATCTTCTTACAACAACTTGTCTCTTCTAATTGAAGACATCCTCAATCATGTGTCAaaggttttaattaattaa
- the LOC112730732 gene encoding UDP-glycosyltransferase 73E1-like — MALESHNMKHQLHFLLVPYLCPGHLIPMVDIARLLVNHGAFVTFVTTPLNVKRIKPLIDTVNASKLRIRLIQFEIPVLEFGLPEGCESLELVPSRALIRSFMFALSKLQTPIEELIEASPISCILVDKFNYWMENVAMKFQIPRLIFDGTSCMNLLLLHNLFKSKVYENVQESKPIVVPNLPHRIELTKSQLPLELNPEAKDLRDLDEKIRTSQESAYGYVINSFEELELDYVKEYKKVKGNKVWCIGPVSLSYNNNVGQRGNKSKVDLDSCLKFLDSWPTKSVVYVCLGSLNNLALAQFQELALALESCNFPFIWVMKEDDLFDSEFEERTKERGLIIHGWAPQVLLLSHNAIGVFLTHCGWNSTLEAICAGLPMITWPMFADQFFNEKLIVQILCIGEELGNEIAIPLGKQENYGASIKREKIVEAIEKVIGDGAKKEERRESVRKLAELAKKSMEVGGSSYLNMKMLLDDMETLTFGKPSTQ; from the coding sequence ATGGCTTTAGAATCCCACAATATGAAGCATCAACTCCATTTTCTTTTAGTACCATATTTGTGTCCTGGTCACCTTATTCCCATGGTAGACATAGCAAGGCTACTAGTAAACCATGGAGCTTTTGTAACATTCGTCACCACGCCCCTTAACGTGAAACGTATCAAGCCACTGATTGACACTGTCAATGCATCAAAATTACGAATTCGGCTTATCCAATTCGAGATTCCAGTTCTCGAATTTGGATTGCCAGAAGGGTGTGAAAGCTTGGAGCTAGTTCCTTCGCGCGCCTTAATAAGAAGCTTCATGTTTGCTCTTAGCAAGTTGCAAACACCAATAGAAGAGTTGATTGAGGCAAGCCCAATAAGTTGCATTCTAGTTGACAAATTCAACTATTGGATGGAAAATGTTGCTATGAAGTTCCAAATCCCAAGGCTTATATTTGATGGCACAAGTTGCATGAATCTTCTATTGTTGCACAATTTGTTCAAGTCCAAGGTGTATGAGAATGTCCAAGAATCAAAGCCTATTGTGGTGCCTAATTTGCCACACAGAATTGAGTTAACAAAATCACAACTTCCATTGGAATTGAATCCTGAAGCAAAGGATCTCAGAGATCTTGATGAAAAGATTAGAACTTCACAAGAATCAGCATATGGGTATGTGATCAATAGCTTTGAGGAATTGGAACTAGACTATGTCAAAGAATACAAGAAGGTTAAAGGTAACAAAGTTTGGTGCATTGGTCCTGTTTCATTATCCTACAATAACAATGTTGGTCAAAGAGGTAACAAATCTAAAGTTGACCTAGATTCTTGTCTTAAATTTCTTGATTCATGGCCAACAAAATCAGttgtttatgtttgtcttggatcACTCAACAACCTagcacttgcacaatttcaagaACTTGCTTTGGCATTGGAATCATGCAATTTTCCATTCATTTGGGTGATGAAAGAAGATGATTTATTTGATAGTGAATTTGAAGAAAGGACAAAGGAAAGAGGACTCATAATTCATGGTTGGGCCCCACAAGTGTTACTATTATCACACAATGCTATTGGTGTGTTTCTAACACATTGTGGTTGGAACTCAACCCTAGAAGCAATTTGTGCTGGTCTTCCAATGATAACTTGGCCTATGTTTGCTGACCAATTTTTCAATGAGAAATTGATTGTGCAAATATTGTGTATTGGTGAAGAATTAGGGAATGAAATTGCTATCCCTTTGGGTAAGCAAGAAAATTATGGTGCTAGTATTAAGAGGGAGAAAATTGTGGAGGCAATAGAGAAAGTGATTGGAGATGGAGCcaagaaggaagagagaagagaaagtgtTAGAAAGCTTGCTGAGTTGGCAAAGAAATCTATGGAAGTTGGAGGATCTTCTTATCTTAACATGAAGATGCTGCTTGATGACATGGAAACACTAACCTTTGGTAAACCATCAACACAATGA